From the Solibacillus sp. FSL R5-0449 genome, one window contains:
- a CDS encoding amidohydrolase, translating into MTNVFDILEQHYDEMVAIRRYLHENPELSHEEVETPKYIAEYHRALGHEVREGVGGRGVVATLRGGKPGKTVALRADFDALAIQEQNDVPYKSKVDGRMHACGHDGHTASLLVLAKALNKIQDEIEGNVVFIHQFGEEIAPGGATAMIEDGCLDGVDVIFGQHLWAPVEQGKIAVCEGPLMAAADAFYITIKGKGGHGAKPQETKDSIYIGSQFVVNAQQILGRRISPVKPAVVSVCHFEALNPFNVIADSVKIKGTVRVFDEETRDQIERELEDVLKAACLVMKADYDYDYVRGYSAVINDRETTKFFIEQAKETPGVEEVVICEPEMGGEDFAYYLEKVPGTFYFTGARDPEKEEAYPHHHPKFDIDERALLVAANTLAKATLEYLKKHSVSSVI; encoded by the coding sequence ATGACAAATGTATTTGACATACTAGAACAGCATTATGATGAAATGGTAGCGATTCGCCGTTACCTGCACGAAAATCCGGAGCTTTCACATGAAGAAGTGGAAACACCAAAATATATTGCAGAATACCATCGTGCACTTGGACATGAAGTACGTGAAGGTGTAGGGGGACGCGGGGTAGTTGCTACATTACGAGGTGGGAAACCTGGTAAAACGGTTGCGTTACGTGCGGATTTCGATGCACTGGCAATCCAGGAGCAAAATGATGTTCCTTATAAATCGAAGGTAGATGGCCGAATGCATGCATGTGGTCATGACGGACATACGGCATCACTGCTTGTATTGGCTAAAGCGCTGAACAAGATCCAAGATGAGATTGAGGGGAATGTCGTGTTCATCCATCAATTCGGTGAAGAAATTGCACCGGGTGGAGCGACTGCGATGATTGAAGATGGCTGCCTGGACGGGGTGGATGTAATTTTCGGTCAGCATTTATGGGCACCGGTCGAGCAGGGGAAAATCGCTGTTTGTGAAGGGCCATTAATGGCTGCAGCAGATGCTTTCTACATTACGATTAAAGGCAAGGGCGGACACGGGGCAAAACCACAGGAAACGAAAGATTCGATTTATATCGGTTCCCAGTTTGTTGTAAATGCTCAGCAAATTTTAGGGCGCCGTATTAGTCCAGTAAAACCGGCTGTTGTTTCGGTTTGTCACTTTGAAGCATTAAATCCATTCAACGTAATTGCCGATTCGGTAAAAATTAAAGGGACAGTTCGAGTGTTTGATGAAGAAACACGTGACCAAATTGAGCGTGAGCTGGAAGATGTGCTGAAGGCGGCATGTTTAGTGATGAAGGCTGATTATGATTACGATTATGTGCGTGGCTATTCGGCTGTTATTAATGACCGTGAGACAACAAAGTTCTTCATCGAGCAGGCGAAAGAAACACCAGGTGTTGAAGAAGTAGTCATTTGTGAGCCGGAAATGGGCGGAGAGGACTTTGCCTATTATTTAGAAAAAGTACCGGGCACATTTTACTTCACAGGTGCACGCGATCCTGAAAAAGAAGAAGCGTACCCGCACCACCATCCGAAGTTCGATATCGACGAACGTGCGCTTCTCGTAGCTGCAAACACACTTGCGAAGGCGACATTGGAGTATTTAAAGAAACATTCGGTAAGTAGCGTTATATAA
- a CDS encoding AbgT family transporter codes for MESKVGKKKMVDRFLDGIERAGNKLPDPVTLFVILAFFVLALSLVLSKLGVSAVKPGTDETIEVINLLNREGLIQIVTNMVSNFTSFAPLGIVVVTMIGIGVAENSGLISALMKKTVLSAPKKIILPVILLTGLVGNVAADAAFIILPPIAAMIFMSVGRNPLVGLIATYAAIAGGFSANLIISSLDVLLLGITQTSAQLVDPTYTGLATMNYYFLIVSTFILVVVATWVTGKFVEPRFGKYSGKIEVAEPLTALENKGLRWAGVVTLAYIILMAILVVPESGLLRNPEDNGFLNSPFMTGIVPIMLFFFLLPGLTYGIVTKKVKSDRDVAEQMFKSIGDLSSFIVLAFVAAQMIAYFGWSNIGPILAIKGAEFLQNMNFTGAPMFIGFIIICAFINLLIASASAKWALLAPIFVPMFMYLNYSPAVTQMAYRVGDSITNPITPMLAYFAILLAFARRYDKNIGIGTLISALLPYSVFFAIMWIILFAVWFLLGLPLGPGDGIFLK; via the coding sequence ATGGAAAGTAAAGTTGGTAAGAAAAAAATGGTTGATAGGTTTCTAGACGGAATTGAACGAGCGGGGAATAAGCTTCCCGATCCGGTCACATTATTCGTCATTTTAGCGTTCTTTGTACTGGCGCTATCACTTGTTCTATCAAAACTTGGGGTTTCTGCTGTAAAGCCGGGAACGGATGAAACGATTGAAGTAATCAATCTATTGAATCGTGAAGGACTTATTCAAATCGTGACAAACATGGTAAGTAACTTTACGAGCTTTGCGCCACTAGGAATCGTGGTCGTGACGATGATCGGTATTGGGGTAGCTGAAAACAGTGGATTAATATCGGCATTAATGAAAAAGACCGTGTTAAGTGCTCCGAAAAAAATCATCTTACCTGTTATTTTACTGACAGGTCTTGTCGGGAATGTTGCAGCAGACGCAGCCTTCATTATTTTACCTCCAATTGCCGCAATGATTTTCATGAGTGTTGGAAGAAATCCGTTAGTCGGATTAATCGCCACCTATGCCGCAATTGCCGGAGGGTTTAGTGCAAACCTTATTATTTCGTCATTAGACGTATTATTACTGGGCATTACACAAACATCAGCCCAATTGGTTGATCCTACATATACTGGACTTGCAACGATGAACTACTACTTCCTGATCGTTTCGACATTTATATTAGTTGTTGTCGCAACTTGGGTAACAGGTAAATTCGTAGAACCTCGCTTTGGAAAATACAGCGGGAAAATTGAAGTTGCTGAACCACTTACAGCCTTAGAAAACAAAGGTCTTCGCTGGGCAGGGGTTGTAACGTTAGCGTACATCATCTTAATGGCGATTTTAGTTGTACCGGAATCAGGTCTACTGCGTAATCCGGAAGATAACGGCTTTTTAAATTCACCGTTTATGACGGGGATCGTACCGATTATGCTATTCTTCTTCTTACTACCGGGCTTAACATACGGTATCGTGACGAAGAAAGTAAAATCGGACCGCGATGTAGCGGAACAAATGTTTAAATCAATCGGTGACCTTTCTTCATTCATCGTATTGGCATTCGTTGCAGCACAAATGATTGCTTACTTCGGATGGAGTAATATCGGACCGATCTTAGCGATTAAAGGCGCAGAGTTTTTACAAAATATGAACTTCACAGGCGCACCGATGTTTATCGGGTTCATCATTATTTGTGCATTCATCAACTTACTGATTGCAAGTGCATCGGCTAAATGGGCATTACTTGCTCCGATTTTTGTACCGATGTTCATGTACTTAAACTACTCACCGGCTGTAACACAAATGGCGTACCGTGTAGGGGATTCAATTACGAACCCAATCACACCAATGCTTGCATATTTTGCGATTTTACTAGCATTTGCTCGACGCTACGATAAAAATATCGGAATCGGTACATTAATCTCGGCGTTACTGCCTTACTCAGTATTCTTCGCGATTATGTGGATTATTTTATTCGCAGTATGGTTCTTACTTGGCCTGCCATTAGGACCTGGCGATGGCATTTTCTTAAAATAA
- a CDS encoding S8 family serine peptidase, with the protein MKSIPKFSIILILTLLFLSYIFIFNNAPKEAILVPETQWALNNNGQLIKEVNGKKDVDINAVEAWEITKGNSDVVIGVIDTGIEVSNKNLESSIYINDQEIPNNGIDDDKNGYIDDINGWDFYNNDNTLYDDLLWDHHGTFITSLIVSNHSDDNKIWGIAPNVKVLPMKFLQGSSGNINDAIRAIDYAYSMGVRIINCSWDMLEFNDTLYKKMKEYKDVLFITSAGKEDFNLIDDKIYPCAFDLKNVICVKAIDNKGDKYVYSGYGLDNIVAAPGVELTGLMPENENFSYSGTSFATAYVSGIAALIKSNNPNLNSIEIAEILIKSRKGSDKGYIIDAEKALKSK; encoded by the coding sequence ATGAAAAGCATACCCAAATTTTCTATTATACTTATTTTAACTTTATTGTTTTTATCCTATATTTTTATTTTCAATAATGCACCAAAAGAAGCAATTTTAGTACCTGAAACACAATGGGCACTTAATAATAATGGACAACTCATCAAGGAGGTAAATGGAAAAAAAGATGTTGATATAAATGCTGTTGAGGCTTGGGAAATAACTAAAGGGAATTCTGACGTAGTAATTGGTGTAATTGATACGGGTATTGAGGTTTCCAACAAGAATTTAGAATCATCTATATACATAAATGATCAAGAAATCCCAAATAATGGTATAGATGATGATAAAAATGGTTACATAGATGATATAAACGGATGGGATTTCTATAATAATGATAATACGTTATATGATGATTTACTTTGGGACCATCATGGTACATTTATTACTTCCCTTATAGTAAGTAATCATTCAGATGATAATAAAATTTGGGGTATTGCTCCAAATGTAAAAGTTCTACCTATGAAATTTTTACAGGGCTCGTCGGGGAATATTAATGATGCAATAAGAGCTATTGACTATGCTTACTCAATGGGAGTAAGAATAATAAATTGCAGTTGGGATATGTTAGAATTTAATGATACCTTATATAAAAAGATGAAAGAATATAAGGACGTGTTGTTTATAACGTCAGCAGGTAAGGAGGATTTTAATTTAATTGATGATAAAATCTATCCTTGTGCGTTTGATCTTAAAAACGTTATTTGTGTTAAAGCAATAGATAACAAGGGAGATAAATATGTTTATTCTGGGTATGGATTAGATAATATAGTTGCTGCTCCAGGTGTTGAACTTACAGGACTTATGCCTGAGAATGAAAATTTTTCTTATTCAGGTACTTCCTTTGCCACTGCCTATGTCAGTGGAATTGCTGCACTTATAAAAAGTAATAATCCAAACTTAAATAGCATTGAAATAGCTGAAATATTAATTAAAAGTAGAAAAGGTTCTGACAAGGGATATATTATAGATGCAGAAAAAGCCCTAAAATCCAAATAG
- a CDS encoding IS110 family transposase, with protein sequence MNSNTNHKINQVSENTLVIGIDIAKHKHFACAIDDRGRVLQKSFPIAQSRIGFESFYERLLTLKDTHEKQEILVGFEPTGHYWMNLAAFLTSYGIPFVMVNPMHVNRSKELDDNLQTKNDQKDALVIARLMRDGRFSYPRFLEGIEAELRNGATLRTKIQEDLNALQNRLIRWLDRFFPEFTQVFKSFGKMAYAVLEMTPLPSDIKGKAPEELLFLYRQVEGMKSPQLPKAKQLVEVSQNSIGLTEGLVMAKLEIATLLSQMKLMQAQLDELTAQLIELAKQMTDYEYLASVPGIGDVTIVDLLSEVGSLTQYAHPRQLIKLAGLTLRENSSGQQKGQKRISKRGRRKLRALLFRVMMPVILHNPAFKQLHEYYTTRTKNPLRKKQSIVLLCGKLLKVLHALCKKKTMFNEHQMITDFASLQTAA encoded by the coding sequence ATGAATTCTAATACGAACCATAAAATTAATCAAGTTTCTGAAAATACACTCGTAATCGGCATTGACATTGCGAAGCACAAACATTTTGCCTGTGCTATTGATGATCGAGGCCGAGTGCTCCAAAAATCATTTCCTATTGCGCAGTCACGCATTGGATTTGAAAGCTTTTATGAGCGACTGCTTACGTTAAAAGATACCCATGAAAAACAGGAAATTCTAGTTGGTTTTGAGCCAACAGGACACTACTGGATGAACTTGGCGGCCTTTCTGACAAGCTACGGAATTCCATTCGTAATGGTCAACCCGATGCACGTCAATCGTTCCAAGGAGTTGGATGACAACCTTCAAACGAAGAATGACCAAAAAGACGCACTTGTCATCGCTCGCCTTATGCGCGACGGTCGCTTCAGCTATCCTCGATTTCTCGAAGGAATCGAAGCCGAGTTACGAAATGGTGCGACATTACGAACGAAAATCCAAGAAGATTTAAATGCCCTACAAAATCGCTTGATTCGTTGGTTAGATCGCTTCTTCCCGGAGTTTACACAAGTATTTAAAAGCTTCGGGAAAATGGCGTATGCGGTGCTCGAAATGACACCACTACCATCGGATATCAAAGGGAAAGCACCCGAAGAGCTACTATTCTTATACCGCCAGGTAGAAGGGATGAAAAGTCCCCAGCTACCAAAGGCAAAGCAATTAGTCGAGGTTTCGCAGAATTCAATCGGACTGACAGAAGGTTTAGTGATGGCCAAACTTGAAATCGCCACACTCCTTTCTCAAATGAAATTAATGCAAGCTCAGCTCGACGAATTAACGGCTCAATTAATCGAGCTTGCGAAACAAATGACGGATTATGAGTATTTGGCATCGGTACCGGGAATCGGGGACGTCACAATTGTCGATTTACTGTCAGAGGTTGGTTCTCTCACACAATATGCGCATCCACGCCAATTAATCAAACTAGCGGGACTCACATTGCGTGAAAACTCTTCTGGTCAGCAAAAGGGACAAAAACGGATTTCCAAACGAGGAAGACGCAAACTTCGCGCCCTCCTATTCCGAGTGATGATGCCGGTCATCTTGCATAATCCAGCCTTTAAGCAACTTCATGAATATTACACAACACGTACTAAAAACCCACTCCGCAAGAAGCAATCCATCGTTCTGCTTTGTGGGAAGTTACTAAAAGTTTTACATGCCTTGTGCAAAAAGAAAACCATGTTTAACGAACATCAAATGATAACCGATTTCGCCAGTCTTCAAACGGCTGCCTAA
- a CDS encoding amino acid oxidase: MRLSMRLSMILSIISIFFLLTLSACSSNEVKYDGEPLKIAVIGDIPELNNKNIHFESISLDKFSEDATQISTNFDAVMITPVIFEEASDDRFVDVYSDSEMPIIFFDSPKRHFPFIRAGATYETARWESLNNGSHTTIYLSDIDADREDVWYFYLKDEKELDDLYKEIFQMVETL; the protein is encoded by the coding sequence ATGAGATTAAGTATGAGATTAAGTATGATTTTAAGTATTATATCTATTTTTTTCTTACTAACTCTAAGTGCTTGTTCAAGTAATGAAGTTAAATATGATGGAGAACCTTTAAAAATTGCTGTAATTGGTGATATTCCAGAATTAAATAACAAAAACATTCATTTTGAGTCAATTTCACTAGATAAATTTAGCGAAGATGCAACACAGATTTCAACAAATTTTGATGCTGTTATGATAACACCAGTGATATTTGAAGAAGCATCTGATGATAGATTTGTTGATGTTTATAGTGATTCTGAAATGCCGATTATTTTTTTTGATTCACCAAAAAGGCATTTTCCATTCATAAGAGCAGGGGCTACCTATGAAACGGCTCGTTGGGAATCTTTAAATAATGGCTCTCATACGACAATTTATCTATCCGATATAGATGCAGATAGAGAAGATGTTTGGTATTTCTATTTAAAAGATGAAAAAGAGTTAGATGACCTTTACAAAGAGATTTTTCAAATGGTTGAAACGTTATAA
- a CDS encoding sigma-70 family RNA polymerase sigma factor: MASKEGFLIDIRTDSFEHIKSNPIEAIEDIMDTYGDDVKKFVYTYMNNEADADDVTQEVFVTVYLKIDSFKGDSSLKSWIYSIAANKCKDYIRRHRLRPVNLIQRLTQQESNKSRTIDIAEEYIQKTAKDGLFEKIMELPIKYREVIILYYYKELSIKEISFILKEKESTLQTRMLRARKKLRDLLVKGGIIIG; the protein is encoded by the coding sequence TTGGCAAGTAAGGAGGGATTTCTCATAGATATTAGAACTGATTCATTTGAACATATAAAATCAAACCCAATTGAAGCAATTGAAGACATTATGGATACCTATGGTGATGACGTAAAAAAATTCGTATATACATATATGAATAATGAAGCAGATGCTGATGATGTAACACAAGAAGTATTTGTGACCGTATATTTGAAGATTGATTCATTTAAGGGGGATTCATCTCTTAAAAGCTGGATCTATTCGATTGCTGCAAACAAGTGTAAAGATTACATAAGAAGGCATCGTTTACGCCCTGTAAACTTAATTCAGCGACTAACCCAGCAAGAATCTAATAAATCTCGAACAATTGATATAGCAGAAGAGTACATTCAAAAGACAGCAAAAGATGGACTCTTTGAAAAAATTATGGAACTACCAATTAAATACCGAGAAGTTATAATTCTTTATTATTACAAAGAATTGTCTATAAAAGAAATCAGCTTCATCTTAAAAGAAAAGGAAAGCACACTTCAAACGCGGATGCTAAGAGCAAGAAAAAAATTACGAGACCTGTTAGTTAAAGGAGGTATAATAATTGGATAA
- a CDS encoding spore germination protein, producing MIYIRSRSLKKEEKDSVSQDIPLSKKLEDNLNFFSALYKDSPDVVFCSFIAGKNEVAVIYIEGLSDTQKLEDQVLETLLNEKEFDETNMLLSIKHRLPIANIDKVSTYVACVEAIAGGNPLLLLNGSEEALALGLVKFEKRSIEEPQAETAIRGSREGFTESLGTNTSLVRRIIKDPALKMRSVTVGKYTKTKVAIAYIEGLADKTLLEEIENRLNRIDIDGVLESGYIEQFIEESTYSPFPQVLYTERPDVVCANLLEGRAVLMIEGTPFALIVPVSFFSLFQSQEDYYERFWIGSFIRTLRFLFLIIALFLPSVYVAITTFHQEMVPTDLLLSIASSRESVPFPALVEVIIMEIAFEALREAGIRLPKQVGSAVSIVGALVIGQAAVQAGIVSAPMIIVVSITGIASFMVPRYSVGLAIRLLRFPIILLAGVLGLVGVMLAFIMLIIHLSTLRSFGIPYLSPVNTLQKHPLRDTILRSPLWKMNKRPHLTGDFNETRQGTNLKPGP from the coding sequence GTGATTTATATTAGATCGCGTTCTTTAAAGAAAGAGGAAAAGGATTCCGTATCCCAGGACATCCCATTATCAAAGAAGCTTGAAGATAACTTAAATTTTTTCTCCGCTCTATACAAGGATAGTCCGGATGTAGTTTTTTGTTCTTTTATTGCCGGTAAGAACGAGGTAGCCGTTATTTATATAGAAGGATTAAGCGATACCCAAAAGCTTGAAGATCAGGTACTTGAAACATTACTGAATGAAAAAGAGTTCGATGAAACAAACATGCTCCTTTCTATTAAACACCGATTGCCGATTGCAAATATAGATAAAGTTTCCACGTATGTAGCCTGTGTCGAGGCAATTGCAGGCGGAAACCCCCTTCTGCTTTTGAACGGGTCAGAGGAAGCTTTAGCCTTGGGGCTAGTAAAATTTGAAAAACGTTCGATTGAGGAACCCCAAGCCGAAACTGCCATTCGAGGGTCAAGAGAAGGTTTCACTGAATCACTTGGAACCAATACTTCTTTAGTACGACGCATCATTAAAGACCCGGCACTGAAAATGAGAAGCGTCACTGTCGGAAAATATACGAAAACAAAGGTCGCGATTGCTTATATTGAGGGGTTAGCAGATAAAACCTTACTTGAGGAAATAGAAAATCGGCTTAACCGCATTGATATTGATGGGGTGCTGGAAAGCGGGTATATCGAACAATTTATTGAAGAAAGTACCTATTCTCCTTTTCCGCAAGTATTGTATACGGAACGGCCAGATGTAGTTTGCGCTAACTTACTGGAAGGCCGAGCCGTTTTAATGATTGAAGGGACACCTTTTGCATTGATTGTACCTGTGAGTTTCTTTAGTCTTTTTCAATCTCAGGAAGACTATTATGAACGATTTTGGATTGGGTCATTTATCAGAACTCTCCGGTTTCTTTTTTTAATAATCGCCTTATTTCTCCCTTCTGTTTATGTCGCTATTACGACGTTTCATCAGGAAATGGTTCCAACGGACTTACTGCTAAGTATTGCATCTTCCAGAGAAAGTGTCCCTTTTCCTGCCCTTGTAGAAGTAATTATCATGGAGATCGCCTTTGAAGCATTACGTGAAGCTGGAATACGTCTTCCTAAACAGGTTGGTTCTGCTGTTAGTATTGTTGGTGCACTTGTGATTGGACAGGCAGCGGTTCAAGCAGGGATTGTTTCTGCCCCTATGATTATTGTGGTCAGTATCACCGGAATCGCCTCTTTTATGGTCCCTCGTTATTCGGTTGGGCTTGCCATTCGCCTCTTAAGGTTCCCTATCATACTTTTAGCAGGCGTATTAGGATTAGTTGGAGTGATGCTTGCATTTATTATGCTCATTATACATTTATCCACATTAAGATCATTTGGCATTCCGTATTTAAGCCCGGTCAACACACTGCAAAAACATCCGCTGAGAGATACAATTCTACGTTCTCCTTTATGGAAAATGAACAAGCGTCCGCACTTAACGGGTGATTTTAATGAAACGAGACAAGGAACGAATTTAAAACCAGGTCCTTAA
- the xerA gene encoding site-specific tyrosine recombinase/integron integrase — protein MLLSEAWKNYQQDKKIEGYSTLTLKTYSFQYNLLLRFFGDIDMNGFSTEKLKEYLLHTGKHLKPSSLGHRIRFVKSLFRWSHEEGYIPKNPAAKLKEPKLGKRIPKFLSELEIEHLREACQTTMENALFEFMYSTGCRIGEVVKIDRHDIDFRTNSVIVQGKGDKEREVYFNTRCAIWLKRYLDERDDEDPCLFITNRKPKRRMSIDNLRYIIKRVSNRAGIKKCIHPHQLRHSYATHMINNGAPIDVIQSLLGHEKSETTKIYAQLSGKIRQDYYSKYF, from the coding sequence ATGTTATTATCCGAAGCGTGGAAAAATTATCAACAAGATAAAAAAATCGAGGGGTATTCAACACTTACATTAAAAACATATTCTTTTCAATACAATCTTTTATTGCGGTTTTTTGGTGATATTGATATGAATGGATTTAGTACAGAAAAATTAAAAGAATACTTACTACATACAGGAAAACACTTGAAGCCTTCTAGTTTAGGGCATAGGATTCGATTTGTGAAATCACTATTTAGATGGTCACATGAAGAGGGATATATTCCAAAAAATCCTGCCGCTAAATTGAAAGAGCCGAAATTAGGAAAAAGAATTCCTAAGTTTCTATCAGAATTAGAGATTGAACATTTAAGGGAAGCTTGCCAAACAACGATGGAAAATGCGCTATTTGAGTTTATGTATTCGACCGGCTGCCGTATTGGGGAAGTCGTAAAAATAGATCGACATGATATTGATTTCCGAACAAATTCGGTCATTGTACAAGGGAAAGGTGATAAAGAAAGAGAAGTATACTTTAATACTCGCTGCGCTATTTGGTTAAAAAGATATTTAGACGAACGAGATGATGAAGATCCTTGTTTATTTATTACGAACAGGAAACCTAAAAGGCGGATGAGCATTGATAACTTGAGATATATTATTAAGCGCGTATCAAATCGGGCTGGAATAAAAAAGTGTATACATCCGCATCAGTTACGACACAGCTATGCAACACATATGATTAATAACGGTGCGCCAATCGATGTCATCCAAAGTCTACTTGGGCACGAAAAGAGTGAGACGACAAAGATTTATGCACAGCTAAGCGGTAAAATAAGACAGGATTACTATAGTAAATACTTTTGA
- a CDS encoding YrzI family small protein gives MVLNFFTLSIAISKREREISREQALHEEKVKRIFEENKRKVEDYTRHRHY, from the coding sequence ATGGTACTAAACTTTTTTACACTTTCAATCGCTATTTCAAAGCGGGAGCGTGAAATCTCTCGTGAGCAAGCACTACATGAAGAAAAAGTAAAACGTATTTTTGAAGAGAACAAGCGAAAAGTAGAAGATTACACACGTCATCGTCATTACTAA
- a CDS encoding polyphosphate kinase has product MDKHLKELNYEKNLKTSFTKENKRMVLDKIHKVEQNRKTKPHYFQNALAVVLTGAVLFLGITFISNNDVVLENASETNQSENQLGNNQNDEGSIAVPDNDKEQEKKELVVGGKYSLWDAETLSKRDPDTDKVIYYDYSDPNYNLFAAHLKAAVITQNSIYMAGGIHGEVDHPTFIEYLESIILFLDNIKPGEDKLLEFKKAKQIAEQALEQEVSRWDPILDELHEVLHELDEYYNVNPFIDGRTSHDGMIIFPEPEE; this is encoded by the coding sequence TTGGATAAACATCTTAAAGAACTAAATTATGAGAAGAATTTAAAGACTTCATTTACAAAAGAAAATAAAAGAATGGTATTAGATAAGATTCATAAAGTAGAACAAAATCGAAAAACGAAGCCACATTACTTTCAAAACGCACTTGCAGTTGTATTAACTGGAGCAGTATTATTTTTGGGCATTACTTTTATCAGTAATAATGATGTTGTTTTAGAAAATGCCTCCGAAACAAATCAATCAGAAAATCAGTTAGGCAATAATCAAAATGATGAAGGTTCGATAGCCGTCCCCGACAATGATAAGGAACAGGAAAAGAAAGAATTAGTAGTCGGGGGGAAATACTCCTTATGGGACGCAGAGACTTTAAGTAAACGTGACCCTGACACTGATAAAGTTATTTACTATGATTATTCAGATCCAAATTATAATCTGTTTGCGGCACACCTTAAAGCAGCAGTAATTACACAGAATTCAATCTATATGGCAGGTGGAATACATGGAGAAGTAGACCATCCTACTTTTATAGAGTATTTAGAAAGCATTATTTTATTTTTAGATAACATTAAACCTGGTGAAGATAAATTACTAGAATTTAAAAAAGCTAAGCAAATAGCTGAACAAGCACTTGAACAAGAGGTAAGCAGGTGGGACCCAATTTTAGATGAACTGCATGAAGTGTTACATGAATTAGATGAATACTATAATGTAAATCCTTTCATAGATGGTAGAACAAGCCATGATGGAATGATAATATTTCCAGAACCAGAGGAATAG
- a CDS encoding DUF2062 domain-containing protein: protein MKITRVIKYNLIRLFRLKSGPHQVASGVTIGFIPSWLPTFGLGPVLSVGMARLMKANTVSALVGGVLGTFIWPLLFFLNYKVGSLLLDRTPKVDEVDEVEYIDAIEHTYTGIVNSHSSGYTFLAGAMCNIVISSILLYIMIYIMFKTYRVRILNKIR from the coding sequence ATGAAAATAACACGCGTCATCAAATATAATTTAATCCGGCTCTTTCGGCTTAAATCTGGTCCACATCAAGTGGCGTCAGGGGTAACGATTGGCTTTATCCCTAGCTGGCTCCCGACATTCGGACTCGGCCCCGTTCTTTCCGTCGGGATGGCAAGACTCATGAAGGCAAATACCGTTTCCGCACTTGTCGGGGGTGTCCTCGGTACTTTCATTTGGCCGCTGCTATTCTTTTTAAATTACAAGGTCGGCAGCTTACTCCTCGACCGAACACCAAAAGTAGATGAAGTCGATGAAGTAGAATACATAGATGCAATCGAACATACGTATACCGGAATAGTGAATTCCCATTCGAGCGGATACACCTTTTTAGCAGGGGCTATGTGCAATATCGTCATCTCCTCGATTCTCCTATACATCATGATCTATATCATGTTCAAGACGTACCGGGTAAGGATTTTAAATAAAATTCGGTAA
- a CDS encoding UDP-glucose 6-dehydrogenase: MLQLFFNDNHLISITGDQDILAKVPDNYKHYDLINIRSESVNTEHLVEAFEFAMRKKDPGAVHAAAYYAKLKNMYVQKKRALSKN; encoded by the coding sequence ATGCTACAACTATTTTTTAACGACAATCATTTAATTTCAATTACGGGGGATCAGGATATTTTAGCAAAAGTACCTGACAACTATAAGCATTACGATTTAATTAACATCCGAAGTGAATCGGTTAATACGGAACATTTAGTCGAGGCATTCGAATTTGCTATGCGCAAAAAAGATCCTGGGGCAGTACATGCAGCGGCCTACTACGCGAAATTGAAAAACATGTACGTTCAGAAAAAACGTGCACTTTCTAAAAACTAA